The following coding sequences lie in one Pseudomonas sp. SL4(2022) genomic window:
- a CDS encoding VWA domain-containing protein: MSELISLWPHWQRPFWLLLMPLLGFLLWQLWHREKRSGRWQALLPTAFQAALLTTTGGRNSRLPWLALGLAWLLALLALLGPSWQRIEQQNPKPADPLVVMLELTPEILASDASPNRLAQAKRKLLDLLEARQDAQTAIVVYAGSAHTLVPLSDDLATSRNLLDVLSPEIMPEPGKRADLAVAKALQLLEQGAQGNGRLLLLTSSLDETQRQAISQALGRRGERLHILGIGSTQGAPIIREDGSFLKDAQGTILLPRLDSNGLKRFASELGGLYQAVTLDERDLRNLGLLDAPQQLRRDGELTQLQAWADQSHWLLLPLLLLAACAARRGWLLCMPLLLLSLPQNSYAFSFDDLWLRADQQGQRLLEAQQPAAAAQRFNDPRWQGQALYQAGDYAAAAERFANGESASDHYNRGNALARSNELEAALDAYTQALELQPDLAQAQKNKALVEELLRQNQQQQQQQNQSDNAQEPDEQQHQPSSQPQAGQSDPDAQQQAEQSPGKPSEPKDKGEKPAQPGTDEDTETPPSQPEDDNTSEEQIASAEPSLDGERRQALEQWLRQIPDDPGELLRRKFRLEQQQRQEQLQ, encoded by the coding sequence ATGAGCGAACTGATCAGCCTCTGGCCGCACTGGCAGCGCCCCTTCTGGCTGCTGCTGATGCCGCTGCTGGGCTTTCTGCTCTGGCAGCTCTGGCACCGGGAAAAGCGCAGCGGCCGCTGGCAAGCCCTGCTGCCGACCGCCTTCCAGGCCGCACTGCTGACGACCACCGGTGGGCGCAACAGTCGTCTGCCCTGGTTGGCCCTCGGCCTGGCGTGGCTGCTGGCACTGTTGGCGCTACTTGGCCCCAGCTGGCAACGCATCGAGCAGCAGAACCCCAAGCCAGCCGACCCGCTGGTGGTAATGCTCGAACTGACACCCGAGATACTCGCCAGCGATGCCTCGCCCAATCGCCTGGCCCAGGCCAAGCGCAAACTGCTCGATTTGCTGGAGGCACGCCAGGATGCGCAAACCGCCATCGTCGTGTATGCCGGCAGCGCGCATACCCTGGTGCCGCTGTCCGACGACCTGGCCACCAGCCGCAATCTGCTCGATGTGCTGAGTCCAGAGATCATGCCGGAGCCTGGCAAGCGTGCCGACCTGGCGGTGGCCAAAGCCCTGCAACTGCTCGAACAGGGCGCCCAGGGCAATGGCCGCCTGCTGCTGCTGACCAGTAGCCTCGATGAAACCCAGCGCCAGGCGATCAGCCAGGCCCTCGGCCGCCGCGGCGAGCGCCTGCACATTCTCGGCATTGGCAGCACCCAGGGCGCACCGATCATTCGGGAGGACGGCTCGTTTCTCAAGGATGCCCAGGGCACCATCCTGCTACCGCGCCTGGACAGCAACGGCCTCAAGCGTTTTGCCAGTGAGCTGGGCGGCCTGTATCAGGCTGTGACGCTGGATGAACGCGATCTGCGCAACCTGGGCCTACTGGATGCCCCACAACAGCTGCGCCGCGACGGCGAGCTGACCCAGCTGCAAGCCTGGGCTGACCAGAGCCACTGGTTGCTCTTGCCGCTGTTGTTACTGGCCGCCTGCGCCGCACGCCGCGGCTGGCTGCTGTGCATGCCGCTGTTGCTGCTGAGCCTGCCGCAGAACAGCTACGCCTTCAGCTTCGACGACCTCTGGCTACGTGCCGATCAGCAAGGCCAGCGCCTGCTGGAGGCGCAGCAACCGGCGGCTGCCGCGCAGCGTTTCAATGATCCGCGCTGGCAAGGCCAGGCGCTCTACCAGGCCGGGGATTACGCCGCAGCCGCCGAACGCTTTGCCAATGGCGAAAGCGCCAGCGACCACTACAACCGTGGCAACGCCCTGGCGCGCAGCAATGAACTGGAAGCCGCCCTAGACGCCTACACCCAGGCGCTGGAACTGCAACCCGACTTGGCTCAGGCGCAAAAGAACAAAGCCCTGGTCGAAGAACTGCTGCGCCAGAACCAGCAGCAACAGCAACAGCAGAATCAAAGCGACAACGCACAAGAACCCGACGAGCAGCAGCATCAGCCCAGCAGCCAGCCGCAGGCAGGCCAGTCCGATCCAGACGCCCAGCAGCAGGCCGAACAATCGCCGGGCAAGCCGTCAGAGCCAAAGGATAAGGGCGAAAAACCCGCACAACCCGGCACCGACGAAGACACGGAGACACCGCCGTCGCAACCAGAAGACGACAACACCAGTGAAGAACAGATCGCCAGTGCCGAACCGAGCCTCGACGGCGAGCGGCGTCAGGCATTGGAACAATGGCTGCGGCAGATCCCCGATGATCCGGGCGAGCTGCTGCGGCGTAAATTCAGGCTGGAACAACAACAGCGCCAGGAACAACTGCAATGA
- a CDS encoding vWA domain-containing protein encodes MFEFAWPWVFLIAPLPWLLRRWLPPADSGEAALKISFLAELEGLSGRRARVRLPALQQQAPFALIWLLLLLASARPQWLGEPLPLPASGRDLLLAVDVSGSMDYADMLWEEQEVSRLTLVKHLLGDFIDGRQGDRVGLILFGSRAYLQSPLTFDRQTVHTWLDEAQKNIAGPQTAIGDAIGLAVKRLRERPAQSRVLVLVTDGANNGGEIDPLTAARLAAEEGITIYPIGIGADPEQGGVLGMLGFNPGIDLDEPSLRAIAEATGGEYFRARDSEELQAIETTLDRLEPVAQKPTLARPTLPLYPWPLGLALLFSLLLVGKTLWPSLPLRWRTQLTRLRRTQS; translated from the coding sequence ATGTTTGAGTTTGCCTGGCCCTGGGTCTTCCTGATCGCCCCCCTGCCCTGGCTGCTGCGCCGCTGGCTGCCGCCTGCGGACAGCGGCGAAGCGGCGCTGAAAATCAGCTTTCTGGCAGAACTCGAAGGCTTGAGCGGTCGCCGCGCCCGCGTGCGACTGCCAGCCTTGCAACAACAGGCGCCGTTTGCGCTGATCTGGCTGTTACTGCTGCTCGCCAGTGCGCGTCCGCAATGGCTGGGTGAGCCGCTGCCGTTGCCCGCCAGCGGCCGCGACCTGCTGCTGGCGGTGGATGTATCCGGCTCCATGGATTACGCCGATATGCTCTGGGAAGAGCAGGAAGTCAGCCGCCTGACCTTGGTCAAGCACCTGCTCGGCGACTTTATCGACGGCCGCCAGGGTGACCGGGTCGGCCTGATCCTGTTCGGCAGCCGCGCCTACCTGCAGTCGCCACTGACCTTCGACCGACAGACCGTGCACACCTGGCTGGATGAGGCGCAAAAAAACATCGCCGGACCACAGACCGCCATCGGTGACGCCATTGGTCTGGCAGTCAAACGCCTGCGTGAACGCCCGGCGCAGAGCCGCGTGCTGGTACTGGTCACCGATGGTGCCAACAATGGTGGCGAAATCGATCCCTTGACCGCCGCCCGCCTGGCCGCTGAGGAAGGCATCACCATTTACCCGATCGGCATCGGTGCCGATCCTGAGCAAGGTGGCGTGCTCGGCATGCTTGGCTTTAATCCCGGCATCGATCTGGACGAACCGAGCCTGCGGGCGATTGCCGAGGCCACAGGCGGCGAATACTTCCGCGCCCGCGACAGCGAAGAGCTGCAAGCCATCGAAACCACCCTCGACCGTCTCGAACCGGTGGCGCAGAAGCCGACCCTGGCACGGCCCACCTTGCCGCTCTATCCCTGGCCGCTGGGTCTAGCCTTACTGTTCAGCCTGCTGCTGGTCGGTAAGACACTCTGGCCGAGCCTGCCGCTACGCTGGCGCACTCAGCTGACACGGCTGCGGAGGACACAGTCATGA
- a CDS encoding DUF4381 domain-containing protein, with the protein MNPLDQLEPLITPAPISWWPPAPGWWLLAVLVPLLLWAAFKLLKRLPRKAAERSSEAPLDPLRQAALNELERLSKPYDGIDAGPWLQQLNAILKRLCRERYPQSNSHTLSSRAWLAFLDSRCPAAGLTRWMILVEGAYRPRCSLDDKAITGLNQAVSIWIRKHV; encoded by the coding sequence GTGAACCCGCTGGACCAACTCGAACCGCTGATCACCCCTGCGCCGATCAGCTGGTGGCCACCGGCGCCGGGCTGGTGGCTGCTCGCGGTTCTAGTGCCGCTGCTGTTATGGGCCGCCTTCAAACTGCTTAAACGCCTGCCACGCAAAGCTGCCGAGCGGTCGAGCGAAGCGCCGCTTGACCCGTTGCGCCAGGCTGCGTTGAACGAACTCGAACGCCTCAGCAAACCCTATGACGGCATCGACGCCGGCCCCTGGCTGCAGCAACTCAATGCCATCCTCAAACGTCTGTGCCGCGAGCGCTACCCACAAAGCAACAGCCACACCCTGAGCAGCCGCGCCTGGCTGGCCTTTCTCGACAGCCGTTGCCCTGCCGCCGGCCTGACCCGCTGGATGATCCTGGTGGAGGGCGCCTATCGCCCGCGCTGCAGCCTGGATGACAAGGCTATCACCGGCCTCAACCAGGCGGTGTCAATCTGGATTCGCAAACATGTTTGA